The following are from one region of the Etheostoma spectabile isolate EspeVRDwgs_2016 chromosome 15, UIUC_Espe_1.0, whole genome shotgun sequence genome:
- the svilc gene encoding supervillin isoform X4, whose translation MDTMENPVLEPRSERIARYKAERRRELAERFGNMEELPSKWVRRDGKEVHDPAPQAHRGNVNSDGLSERVNGRARGVTNGLEDPAESNNLRSCPDAGQATPSLDLAVKPGSDGWRRRTRRYLPGGLGGGRKTSERFRTQPITANEMEESHGLLDAEEEENCKADVKTDDRAKMSVAAKMSLFKELEKSAAPEASTFLKPRSGSVSHERKVRRGNDHRFLTQPITCEEIVAISSSKPTPPVESQSAQTESVEDDDESCKLSMSEKLALFNKLSLPGREGGSPADGPPERRRQKGARYRTQPITVEEVNLLQEGPVQLPAFYLSPHLSDRQQASSVNLKPSEIRLSKPRPDTGLAPREPSCPTQQGLQRHDSEPVLRGILKKSCSEWSRTDGGQTDAPTSHEQNGGGFEEAGMQGKRESTERQEMSAPPRRERRKAPGVEGGSLTAAPWRQRARTRRETIACTPIRALSEQDAPQEDRPGQMKLQEQLVPSVEHSSDSSGRVQKQNGEKSLRRMNEETNAMGHIQVPLADDTVKLQETTNTSRIKEGTENLYVENVNPQCWEPVFASVYSSSTPQYIMCFNQTNLSFEAQEVSSPTKNQIQPQWRQKSKVVDGKMNEVEEINTEQKREKQEAGCTANREISIQTGMEFEAPQSSPLSVAPQEVKEEMPVDESNTLDAGFHSDHLSPSAPAPPPSGDVAVAESEQDLGVLCQTNTPILTSAVAEHRRSVRPSRRTQGSRNPLRALAARDDIRQDYMGERVNTASDDSTQAEKKSKNSLVADSHLTISSSDATKSSPPFSSLMLIHIKGRRHVQVRLVEPSARSLNSGDCFLLVTPEHCILWSGEFANEQEKAKASELASSIQSQRDLGCQAPQMVHLEEGLNCDSSLAADFWSLLGGRTQYRGASAEEEDEIYECGVVESNCVYRLVENKLVPHEQAWASIPSISLLGSTEALVFDFGSEVYLWHGQDVSLSRKNVALQLTHQVWVGAYDYTNCRVNPLDPTQCNPNTQLRGEGRPSWALFGCVSEHSETALFREKFLDWTGGSGGKEEAAAMSKKTQPIPVQSSQSVSLSPDVLSACDAKALVSGQSLEGDSLVHNVLAGVDVQRGHGVITLEGGRQMELKTVAVDTWHVQEFDDSEIPVESTGQLYEGDSYVIRWTYIINIVDEMNSTDECSRGPGEKEHTAFFLWRGRDSSVSGRDTAAFLSIGINNHEASQVVVPQGKEPPCFLQLFQGGLTIHKGKREEPSTNAAEWRLFCVRGELPEEGSLLEVDCCCAGLRSRGSVVLLNSQQGVLYLWTGCKAPSSSRLVSKRAVEHLTQICPLELGLSKSSPVTVQVVEEGSEPADFWTALGQMDRKAYDCMLQDPGKYNFTPRLFHLSASSGSFQAKEMLSPTRLPGLVMAMPFVQESLYSVPQPALFLLDNRLEVYLWQRGQPEQTESSASAWCCWHDERRCAMQTALQYCKEMNPRRPPQAYLIFEGLEPLTFTNVFPRWDRSLGPHTQGDAGRVKLTLVQDALAQLMKTQYPLEELLRSPLPEGVDPHCLEVYLSDQDFQTILEMKRDEYDSLPDWKQIDLKKSKGLFC comes from the exons ATGGACACCATGGAGAACCCAGTGCTGGAGCCCAGATCAGAGCGGATTGCTCGCTATAAAGCTGAGAGGAGGCGAGAACTGGCCGAGCGCTTTGGGAACATGGAGGAGCTGCCTTCCAAGTGGGTGAGGAGGGATGGGAAAGAGGTGCACGACCCAGCGCCTCAAGCCCATAGGGGGAATGTAAACTCAGATGGCCTCAGTGAAAGAGTTAACGGCAGAGCGCGAGGGGTTACAAATGGATTAGAGGATCCTGCAGAGTCCAACAACTTGAGAAG TTGCCCTGATGCTGGGCAAGCCACGCCCTCTCTGGACCTGGCTGTGAAGCCAGGCTCTGACGGGTGGCGGCGACGCACCCGTCGTTACCTCCCCGGCGGGTTAGGGGGCGGTCGCAAGACCAGCGAACGCTTCAGGACACAGCCGATCACAGCCAATGAGATGGAGGAGAGCCACGG GCTGTTGGacgcagaggaagaggagaactGTAAAG CTGATGTGAAAACAGATGACAGAGCCAAAATGAGTGTGGCAGCCAAGATGTCTTTGTTTAAA GAGCTGGAGAAGTCTGCTGCCCCTGAGGCCTCGACCTTCCTGAAACCTCGTTCGGGCAGCGTCTCTCACGAGCGCAAGGTGCGCCGTGGCAACGACCATCGCTTTTTAACCCAGCCAATCACCTGTGAGGAAATCGTGGCAATCAG TTCCTCCAAACCAACCCCACCAGTGGAGTCCCAGTCTGCGCAGACTGAGTCAGTGGAGGATGACGATGAGAGCTGCAAGCTGAGCATGAGTGAGAAGCTGGCCCTCTTCAACAAACTGTCCCTGCCAGGGAGAGAAGGGGGCAGCCCCGCTGACGGGCCCCCAGAGAGACGAAGGCAAAAGGGGGCTCGGTACCGCACACAACCCATCACTGTGGAGGAGGTCAACCTG CTCCAAGAAGGCCCTGTACAGCTTCCTGCCTTCTATTTGTCCCCTCATCTGTCCGACAGACAGCAGGCCTCGTCTGTCAACCTAAAACCCAGTGAGATACGCCTTTCCAAGCCAAGACCTGACACCGGTCTTGCGCCTCGTGAGCCTAGTTGCCCTACACAGCAGGGCCTGCAGCGCCACGACTCTGAGCCCGTCTTGAGAGGAATCCTGAAGAAGAGTTGCTCAGAGTGGAGCAGGACGGACGGCGGTCAGACGGATGCACCAACCAGCCATGAACAGAACGGTGGAGGTTTTGAAGAAGCAGGCATGCaaggaaagagggagagcaCAGAGCGGCAGGAAATGTCTGCACCCCCGCGGAGAGAGAGACGCAAGGCTCCAGGTGTGGAGGGAGGCTCGCTGACTGCCGCTCCCTGGAGGCAGAGGGCTCGAACCAGGAGGGAAACCATTGCCTGTACGCCAATAAGAGCCTTGTCAGAGCAGGACGCTCCTCAGGAGGACAGGCCCGGCCAGATGAAGCTGCAGGAACAGCTGGTTCCCTCTGTGGAACACAGCTCAGATTCTTCTGGGAGAGTTCA GAAGCAGAATGGGGAAAAGAGTCTGAGGAGGATGAATGAAGAAACCAACGCCATGGGACATATTCAAGTCCCACTGGCAGATGACACTGTTAAACTGCAGGAGACAACCAATACCAGCAGAATTAAA GAAGGGACAGAAAACCTTTATGTGGAGAATGTCAACCCTCAGTGCTGG GAACCCGTCTTTGCCTCTGTCTATTCTAGCAGTACACCCCAATATATCATGTGTTTCAATCAG ACAAATCTGTCCTTTGAGGCACAAGAAGTCTCCTCTCCTACCAAGAACCAGATTCAGCCTCAGTGGAGACAGAAG TCTAAGGTAGTTGATGGCAAGATGAATGAAGTGGAGGAAATAAATACAGAGCAGAAAAGGGAAAAGCAAGAGGCTGGATGTACGGCCAACAGAG AAATCTCTATACAGACTGGGATGGAGTTTGAAG CTCCACAGAGCTCTCCGCTCTCAGTGGCTCCACAGGAGGTGAAGGAGGAGATGCCTGTGGATGAATCAAACACGCTTGATGCTGGTTTTCACAGCGATCACCTCTCTCCCTccgcccccgcccccccaccctctGGAGATGTTGCTGTTGCAGAGAGTGAGCAGGACCTGGGTGTCCTCTGCCAGACCAACACACCCAT ACTGACCTCAGCGGTAGCAGAGCACCGACGGTCAGTGCGTCCGTCCCGCCGTACTCAGGGCTCCAGAAACCCTCTGAGGGCTCTCGCTGCCCGGGACGACATCAGGCAGGACTACATGGGAGAGAGAGTCAACACAGCCTCTGATGATAGCACCCAAGCAGAGAAGA AGTCCAAAAACTCCTTGGTGGCTGATTCCCATCTTACCATCTCTTCCTCAGATGCTACCAAGTCTTCTCCTCCTTTCAGCAGCCTGATGCTCATTCACATCAAAG GTAGGCGGCATGTCCAGGTGCGTCTGGTGGAGCCCTCAGCGCGGTCCCTGAACAGTGGAGACTGCTTCCTGCTGGTCACCCCAGAGCATTGCATCCTGTGGAGTGGAGAGTTTGCCAATGAACAAGAGAAAGCCAAG GCTTCTGAGCTGGCATCATCCATCCAGAGTCAGAGGGATCTCGGCTGTCAGGCCCCCCAGATGGTCCACCTGGAGGAGGGGCTGAACTGTGACAGCAGCCTAGCTGCAGACTTCTGGAGCCTTTTAGGAGGACGGACACAatacagag GAGCCAGtgcagaagaggaggatgagatcTACGAGTGTGGTGTGGTGGAGTCCAACTGTGTGTACAGGCTTGTGGAGAACAAACTGGTACCTCATGAACAGGCCTGGGCTTCCATCCCCAGTATCTCCCTGCTGGGCTccactgag gccCTGGTGTTTGATTTCGGCAGTGAAGTGTACCTGTGGCATGGACAGGATGTTTCCCTCAGCAGGAAGAATGTTGCTCTCCAGCTGACTCACCAAGTGTGGGTCGGAGCTTATGACTACACCAACTGTCGAGTCAATCCACTGGATCCCACGCAGTGTAACCCGAACACACAGCT GAGGGGAGAGGGGCGTCCCAGCTGGGCGTTGTTCGGTTGTGTCTCAGAGCACAGTGAGACAGCACTGTTCAGGGAGAAGTTCCTGGACTGGACAGGTGGGAGTGGAGGCAAGGAGGAAGCTGCTGCGATGAGCAAGAAGACACAG CCCATCCCAGTGCAGTCTTCCCAGTCCGTGTCCTTGTCACCAGATGTCCTGAGCGCCTGTGACGCAAAGGCTCTAGTTTCGGGTCAGTCACTGGAAGGGGACAGCCTGGTCCATAATGTGTTGGCTGGCGTTGATGTCCAGAGGGGTCACGGGGTCATCACGCTGGAGGGAGGACGTCAGATGGAGCTGAAAACAGTTGCTGTGGACACCTGGCATGTCCAGGAGTTTGATGACAGTGAAATTCCCGTAGAAAGCACCGGACAGCTTTACGAAGGAGACTCCTACGTCATCCGCTGGACGTATATCATCAACATTGTTG ATGAGATGAACAGCACTGATGAGTGTAGCAGAGGTCCCGGAGAAAAAGAACACACCGCCTTCTTCCTGTGGCGGGGCCGTGACTCCAGTGTCAGCGGGCGGGACACTGCTGCTTTCCTGTCTATTGGGATAAACAACCATGAAGCCTCGCAG GTGGTGGTACCTCAAGGAAAGGAACCTCCCTGTTTTCTGCAGCTTTTCCAGGGAGGCCTGACCATTCACAAGGGCAAGCGAGAGGAGCCCTCCACGAATGCAG CCGAGTGGCGTCTGTTCTGTGTGCGAGGAGAGCTCCCAGAGGAAGGCTCTCTGTTAGAAGTGGATTGCTGCTGTGCAGGCCTGAGGTCCAGGGGCTCTGTTGTCCTGCTCAACAGTCAGCAGGGAGTACTTTATCTCTGGACTGGCTGTAAAGCTCCTAGCAGCTCCAGATTGGTCAGCAAGAGGGCAGTGGAGCATCTCACTCAAAT ATGTCCACTAGAGTTGGGTCTCAGTAAAAGCAGCCCTGTGACAGTGCAGGTAGTGGAGGAAGGTTCGGAGCCTGCGGACTTCTGGACAGCGCTGGGACAAATGGACAGGAAGGCCTACGACTGCATGCTGCAAG ATCCAGGGAAGTATAACTTTACACCTCGCCTCTTCCACCTGAGCGCATCCTCTGGGAGTTTCCAGGCCAAAGAGATGCTGAGTCCAACGCGGTTGCCGGGGCTCGTGATGGCAATGCCCTTTGTCCAGGAGAGTCTCTACTCTGTACCACAGCCGG CCTTGTTCCTGCTTGACAACCGTCTGGAGGTCTACCTGTGGCAGAGGGGTCAGCCCGAGCAGACGGAGAGCTCGGCTTCAGCTTGGTGCTGCTGGCATGACGAGAGGAGGTGTGCCATGCAGACGGCATTGCAGTACTGCAAAG AGATGAACCCAAGGCGGCCACCGCAGGCCTACCTCATCTTCGAGGGGTTAGAACCTCTCACCTTCACTAACGTGTTCCCCCGCTGGGATAGGAGCCTGGGACCCCACACACAG GGTGATGCGGGGCGGGTGAAGCTGACCTTGGTGCAGGACGCCCTGGCCCAGCTCATGAAGACCCAGTACCCTCTGGAGGAGCTGCTGCGGAGCCCATTACCTGAAGGAGTGGACCCCCATTGTCTGGAAGTCTACCTGTCTGATCAAGACTTCCAG ACTATTTTGGAAATGAAGAGAGATGAATATGATTCCCTCCCAGACTGGAAGCAAATTGATCTGAAGAAAAGCAAAGGGCTGTTTTGCTAG
- the svilc gene encoding supervillin isoform X3: MDTMENPVLEPRSERIARYKAERRRELAERFGNMEELPSKWVRRDGKEVHDPAPQAHRGNVNSDGLSERVNGRARGVTNGLEDPAESNNLRRQGSPDSASMLSGEGHLVPLGLDSPQLRTRVSVGQLRSALLQQTGSGAQPEKVCPDAGQATPSLDLAVKPGSDGWRRRTRRYLPGGLGGGRKTSERFRTQPITANEMEESHGLLDAEEEENCKADVKTDDRAKMSVAAKMSLFKELEKSAAPEASTFLKPRSGSVSHERKVRRGNDHRFLTQPITCEEIVAISSSKPTPPVESQSAQTESVEDDDESCKLSMSEKLALFNKLSLPGREGGSPADGPPERRRQKGARYRTQPITVEEVNLLQEGPVQLPAFYLSPHLSDRQQASSVNLKPSEIRLSKPRPDTGLAPREPSCPTQQGLQRHDSEPVLRGILKKSCSEWSRTDGGQTDAPTSHEQNGGGFEEAGMQGKRESTERQEMSAPPRRERRKAPGVEGGSLTAAPWRQRARTRRETIACTPIRALSEQDAPQEDRPGQMKLQEQLVPSVEHSSDSSGRVQKQNGEKSLRRMNEETNAMGHIQVPLADDTVKLQETTNTSRIKEGTENLYVENVNPQCWTNLSFEAQEVSSPTKNQIQPQWRQKSKVVDGKMNEVEEINTEQKREKQEAGCTANREISIQTGMEFEAPQSSPLSVAPQEVKEEMPVDESNTLDAGFHSDHLSPSAPAPPPSGDVAVAESEQDLGVLCQTNTPILTSAVAEHRRSVRPSRRTQGSRNPLRALAARDDIRQDYMGERVNTASDDSTQAEKKSKNSLVADSHLTISSSDATKSSPPFSSLMLIHIKGRRHVQVRLVEPSARSLNSGDCFLLVTPEHCILWSGEFANEQEKAKASELASSIQSQRDLGCQAPQMVHLEEGLNCDSSLAADFWSLLGGRTQYRGASAEEEDEIYECGVVESNCVYRLVENKLVPHEQAWASIPSISLLGSTEALVFDFGSEVYLWHGQDVSLSRKNVALQLTHQVWVGAYDYTNCRVNPLDPTQCNPNTQLRGEGRPSWALFGCVSEHSETALFREKFLDWTGGSGGKEEAAAMSKKTQPIPVQSSQSVSLSPDVLSACDAKALVSGQSLEGDSLVHNVLAGVDVQRGHGVITLEGGRQMELKTVAVDTWHVQEFDDSEIPVESTGQLYEGDSYVIRWTYIINIVDEMNSTDECSRGPGEKEHTAFFLWRGRDSSVSGRDTAAFLSIGINNHEASQVVVPQGKEPPCFLQLFQGGLTIHKGKREEPSTNAAEWRLFCVRGELPEEGSLLEVDCCCAGLRSRGSVVLLNSQQGVLYLWTGCKAPSSSRLVSKRAVEHLTQICPLELGLSKSSPVTVQVVEEGSEPADFWTALGQMDRKAYDCMLQDPGKYNFTPRLFHLSASSGSFQAKEMLSPTRLPGLVMAMPFVQESLYSVPQPALFLLDNRLEVYLWQRGQPEQTESSASAWCCWHDERRCAMQTALQYCKEMNPRRPPQAYLIFEGLEPLTFTNVFPRWDRSLGPHTQGDAGRVKLTLVQDALAQLMKTQYPLEELLRSPLPEGVDPHCLEVYLSDQDFQTILEMKRDEYDSLPDWKQIDLKKSKGLFC; encoded by the exons ATGGACACCATGGAGAACCCAGTGCTGGAGCCCAGATCAGAGCGGATTGCTCGCTATAAAGCTGAGAGGAGGCGAGAACTGGCCGAGCGCTTTGGGAACATGGAGGAGCTGCCTTCCAAGTGGGTGAGGAGGGATGGGAAAGAGGTGCACGACCCAGCGCCTCAAGCCCATAGGGGGAATGTAAACTCAGATGGCCTCAGTGAAAGAGTTAACGGCAGAGCGCGAGGGGTTACAAATGGATTAGAGGATCCTGCAGAGTCCAACAACTTGAGAAG GCAGGGTTCCCCGGACTCTGCCAGCATGCTAAGTGGGGAGGGGCACCTTGTTCCTCTTGGACTCGATTCCCCACAGCTCCGCACTCGAGTGTCGGTGGGCCAGTTGAGAAGTGCTCTACTGCAGCAGACGGGGAGCGGAGCGCAGCCCGAGAAAGT TTGCCCTGATGCTGGGCAAGCCACGCCCTCTCTGGACCTGGCTGTGAAGCCAGGCTCTGACGGGTGGCGGCGACGCACCCGTCGTTACCTCCCCGGCGGGTTAGGGGGCGGTCGCAAGACCAGCGAACGCTTCAGGACACAGCCGATCACAGCCAATGAGATGGAGGAGAGCCACGG GCTGTTGGacgcagaggaagaggagaactGTAAAG CTGATGTGAAAACAGATGACAGAGCCAAAATGAGTGTGGCAGCCAAGATGTCTTTGTTTAAA GAGCTGGAGAAGTCTGCTGCCCCTGAGGCCTCGACCTTCCTGAAACCTCGTTCGGGCAGCGTCTCTCACGAGCGCAAGGTGCGCCGTGGCAACGACCATCGCTTTTTAACCCAGCCAATCACCTGTGAGGAAATCGTGGCAATCAG TTCCTCCAAACCAACCCCACCAGTGGAGTCCCAGTCTGCGCAGACTGAGTCAGTGGAGGATGACGATGAGAGCTGCAAGCTGAGCATGAGTGAGAAGCTGGCCCTCTTCAACAAACTGTCCCTGCCAGGGAGAGAAGGGGGCAGCCCCGCTGACGGGCCCCCAGAGAGACGAAGGCAAAAGGGGGCTCGGTACCGCACACAACCCATCACTGTGGAGGAGGTCAACCTG CTCCAAGAAGGCCCTGTACAGCTTCCTGCCTTCTATTTGTCCCCTCATCTGTCCGACAGACAGCAGGCCTCGTCTGTCAACCTAAAACCCAGTGAGATACGCCTTTCCAAGCCAAGACCTGACACCGGTCTTGCGCCTCGTGAGCCTAGTTGCCCTACACAGCAGGGCCTGCAGCGCCACGACTCTGAGCCCGTCTTGAGAGGAATCCTGAAGAAGAGTTGCTCAGAGTGGAGCAGGACGGACGGCGGTCAGACGGATGCACCAACCAGCCATGAACAGAACGGTGGAGGTTTTGAAGAAGCAGGCATGCaaggaaagagggagagcaCAGAGCGGCAGGAAATGTCTGCACCCCCGCGGAGAGAGAGACGCAAGGCTCCAGGTGTGGAGGGAGGCTCGCTGACTGCCGCTCCCTGGAGGCAGAGGGCTCGAACCAGGAGGGAAACCATTGCCTGTACGCCAATAAGAGCCTTGTCAGAGCAGGACGCTCCTCAGGAGGACAGGCCCGGCCAGATGAAGCTGCAGGAACAGCTGGTTCCCTCTGTGGAACACAGCTCAGATTCTTCTGGGAGAGTTCA GAAGCAGAATGGGGAAAAGAGTCTGAGGAGGATGAATGAAGAAACCAACGCCATGGGACATATTCAAGTCCCACTGGCAGATGACACTGTTAAACTGCAGGAGACAACCAATACCAGCAGAATTAAA GAAGGGACAGAAAACCTTTATGTGGAGAATGTCAACCCTCAGTGCTGG ACAAATCTGTCCTTTGAGGCACAAGAAGTCTCCTCTCCTACCAAGAACCAGATTCAGCCTCAGTGGAGACAGAAG TCTAAGGTAGTTGATGGCAAGATGAATGAAGTGGAGGAAATAAATACAGAGCAGAAAAGGGAAAAGCAAGAGGCTGGATGTACGGCCAACAGAG AAATCTCTATACAGACTGGGATGGAGTTTGAAG CTCCACAGAGCTCTCCGCTCTCAGTGGCTCCACAGGAGGTGAAGGAGGAGATGCCTGTGGATGAATCAAACACGCTTGATGCTGGTTTTCACAGCGATCACCTCTCTCCCTccgcccccgcccccccaccctctGGAGATGTTGCTGTTGCAGAGAGTGAGCAGGACCTGGGTGTCCTCTGCCAGACCAACACACCCAT ACTGACCTCAGCGGTAGCAGAGCACCGACGGTCAGTGCGTCCGTCCCGCCGTACTCAGGGCTCCAGAAACCCTCTGAGGGCTCTCGCTGCCCGGGACGACATCAGGCAGGACTACATGGGAGAGAGAGTCAACACAGCCTCTGATGATAGCACCCAAGCAGAGAAGA AGTCCAAAAACTCCTTGGTGGCTGATTCCCATCTTACCATCTCTTCCTCAGATGCTACCAAGTCTTCTCCTCCTTTCAGCAGCCTGATGCTCATTCACATCAAAG GTAGGCGGCATGTCCAGGTGCGTCTGGTGGAGCCCTCAGCGCGGTCCCTGAACAGTGGAGACTGCTTCCTGCTGGTCACCCCAGAGCATTGCATCCTGTGGAGTGGAGAGTTTGCCAATGAACAAGAGAAAGCCAAG GCTTCTGAGCTGGCATCATCCATCCAGAGTCAGAGGGATCTCGGCTGTCAGGCCCCCCAGATGGTCCACCTGGAGGAGGGGCTGAACTGTGACAGCAGCCTAGCTGCAGACTTCTGGAGCCTTTTAGGAGGACGGACACAatacagag GAGCCAGtgcagaagaggaggatgagatcTACGAGTGTGGTGTGGTGGAGTCCAACTGTGTGTACAGGCTTGTGGAGAACAAACTGGTACCTCATGAACAGGCCTGGGCTTCCATCCCCAGTATCTCCCTGCTGGGCTccactgag gccCTGGTGTTTGATTTCGGCAGTGAAGTGTACCTGTGGCATGGACAGGATGTTTCCCTCAGCAGGAAGAATGTTGCTCTCCAGCTGACTCACCAAGTGTGGGTCGGAGCTTATGACTACACCAACTGTCGAGTCAATCCACTGGATCCCACGCAGTGTAACCCGAACACACAGCT GAGGGGAGAGGGGCGTCCCAGCTGGGCGTTGTTCGGTTGTGTCTCAGAGCACAGTGAGACAGCACTGTTCAGGGAGAAGTTCCTGGACTGGACAGGTGGGAGTGGAGGCAAGGAGGAAGCTGCTGCGATGAGCAAGAAGACACAG CCCATCCCAGTGCAGTCTTCCCAGTCCGTGTCCTTGTCACCAGATGTCCTGAGCGCCTGTGACGCAAAGGCTCTAGTTTCGGGTCAGTCACTGGAAGGGGACAGCCTGGTCCATAATGTGTTGGCTGGCGTTGATGTCCAGAGGGGTCACGGGGTCATCACGCTGGAGGGAGGACGTCAGATGGAGCTGAAAACAGTTGCTGTGGACACCTGGCATGTCCAGGAGTTTGATGACAGTGAAATTCCCGTAGAAAGCACCGGACAGCTTTACGAAGGAGACTCCTACGTCATCCGCTGGACGTATATCATCAACATTGTTG ATGAGATGAACAGCACTGATGAGTGTAGCAGAGGTCCCGGAGAAAAAGAACACACCGCCTTCTTCCTGTGGCGGGGCCGTGACTCCAGTGTCAGCGGGCGGGACACTGCTGCTTTCCTGTCTATTGGGATAAACAACCATGAAGCCTCGCAG GTGGTGGTACCTCAAGGAAAGGAACCTCCCTGTTTTCTGCAGCTTTTCCAGGGAGGCCTGACCATTCACAAGGGCAAGCGAGAGGAGCCCTCCACGAATGCAG CCGAGTGGCGTCTGTTCTGTGTGCGAGGAGAGCTCCCAGAGGAAGGCTCTCTGTTAGAAGTGGATTGCTGCTGTGCAGGCCTGAGGTCCAGGGGCTCTGTTGTCCTGCTCAACAGTCAGCAGGGAGTACTTTATCTCTGGACTGGCTGTAAAGCTCCTAGCAGCTCCAGATTGGTCAGCAAGAGGGCAGTGGAGCATCTCACTCAAAT ATGTCCACTAGAGTTGGGTCTCAGTAAAAGCAGCCCTGTGACAGTGCAGGTAGTGGAGGAAGGTTCGGAGCCTGCGGACTTCTGGACAGCGCTGGGACAAATGGACAGGAAGGCCTACGACTGCATGCTGCAAG ATCCAGGGAAGTATAACTTTACACCTCGCCTCTTCCACCTGAGCGCATCCTCTGGGAGTTTCCAGGCCAAAGAGATGCTGAGTCCAACGCGGTTGCCGGGGCTCGTGATGGCAATGCCCTTTGTCCAGGAGAGTCTCTACTCTGTACCACAGCCGG CCTTGTTCCTGCTTGACAACCGTCTGGAGGTCTACCTGTGGCAGAGGGGTCAGCCCGAGCAGACGGAGAGCTCGGCTTCAGCTTGGTGCTGCTGGCATGACGAGAGGAGGTGTGCCATGCAGACGGCATTGCAGTACTGCAAAG AGATGAACCCAAGGCGGCCACCGCAGGCCTACCTCATCTTCGAGGGGTTAGAACCTCTCACCTTCACTAACGTGTTCCCCCGCTGGGATAGGAGCCTGGGACCCCACACACAG GGTGATGCGGGGCGGGTGAAGCTGACCTTGGTGCAGGACGCCCTGGCCCAGCTCATGAAGACCCAGTACCCTCTGGAGGAGCTGCTGCGGAGCCCATTACCTGAAGGAGTGGACCCCCATTGTCTGGAAGTCTACCTGTCTGATCAAGACTTCCAG ACTATTTTGGAAATGAAGAGAGATGAATATGATTCCCTCCCAGACTGGAAGCAAATTGATCTGAAGAAAAGCAAAGGGCTGTTTTGCTAG